ACCACATAAAGTCACCATTGCAATTTGCAACTGGCAATTCAATTCCATTCAACAGTATCAATTGAATCCTCCCTAGCTAACCTAAATTGCGATTTCATTTGAAACCCATGTGAAGCAGACCAAGAGACCACAGCAAGCTGTCTACCCCAACCAGGACGAAGAACGCAAGCTAACGAAACTGAAGCACAACCCCGACACTGCGgcgtagagagagagagaaagtaagTACCAGCGCAGTTCTTGATGGTGTGGATCTTAAGGAGCAGGACGAGGACGCTGAGGAGGTGGGTCATGTCCCCCGCTAACCTAAACGCGTTCATCTTTACCCCCGAAATCGAGCGATCCGAGATCTGCTACTTCGACGGGAAGCTACTTCGACTGGAAATGAACTGGGAAGCTACTTCGACGGGAGAGAGCGTGCGAGCTCGGAATGCGGGGAAAGCCTAGATGGGCTAACCTCGGTCAGACCGTTAATGGAGATTTCAGTGAGGTAGGGGTCAGATCTGAGGGGTGAAGACGAAGACGGATTTAACCACATTCGATTCATGGAGCTGCCGCCGCACCTCGGACTCTGTCGAGGTGGCGCTTTAATTTCTGGCCAATGGGAGAGCGCCACGCCAGCAGACAGGAGCTCCTTGGCATGTCATGAGCTGACGCGTGGAGGGGAAAGAACGTTTGGTCAAGGAGAGGGAGCACCCAACCCAATTGCAATAGTCGGAGTTGAAAGGTGAAACTCCTCCCAAGATTTATGGATGATGACCTAATCATCTAACCCGTTCACTTCTTCTATCAGGATCGATCGAATGCGTTGTTATTGACATTTTGAGTCTGAATCTTATCGAAGATAGTAAGAAATAATCTTGATAAATATCGCTAAGTCTGACGTAAATAGTCTGCTTGAACCAGCTCTAAAAGATGAATCACGGATGAATAATAGTGAtaaatttcaaagaaaaagtgcaacgAGCTAGAGCATGTACTGCATTTGGGAGACACCATGCCACGACACTCAAACATGGACTCGATGAGAAGCCAATGCAGCAGCATTTTATCTTCCTCTTCAATCGGGATCCATTAACGATGCATAGAAGCATAAATTGGTCTCTATGAACTCTGTAGGGATTCATTGATCCGGCAATTACAATCCGAACTCATCGCTACTCGTAGTGAGTGCATAATTACGGGTGTGTATAGATACTGGGTATATTCGAAATCGTTCGAAATCTACCTGTTAGAGTAGGGTCCGGATAACTCGTATTAAAAATTAGGTAGAGTCCAAGTATTAAAATACGGAACCGGTGAGTTCTTGCATTATAGGATATCTGAAACCGGAAtcgatacccggaccctaataaaaatttccattattatatatatatatatatatataattttattcaaatattcttatatttaaaaaatataatcactaattatttttcaaaaaatctaaatttatgtCGAAATTCTGTTTTGCGTCATTACTGATTATAAATGAGATATTTTcgttttatttagcgagacaaaaaaatttacaggttttaacggggtacccggaacctatGATATAATACAAGTTTCGATTCCAAGACTCAACAAGATAGGGTCCGGtttcaaaatattgaaatatgtCCCTTACAGGATATGATCCGGATATcgtgaggaaaaaaaaaaaaaaagtgcccGGCCCTCACACCCTATGCATAAGTATTATCACGGGGGATAGCGATCGATGATGGTGTCGACATGGGTGCCTTAATTAGCTCGAAAATAATCGGCCTTTTCTGGCCCAGGAAGAGTATGCGGCCCAGCCCAATACCGTCTACCGTAAAATAATTGGCACGTGCTGTTGGTGAGCAAAGTCATGAGTCCCTTGGCCCACTGTCCCTGCATGCCTAATTAAAAGGTGGAAAGGGAAGTGGAGCCAAAAACTCGAGCAGATAAAAAGGGGTCTCCGGGAGAACCACTGACCTTATTAAACCAACCCCGAGGAAATCGTGATCCCACGTGATACGTGCATAAGTTTAATTAACTTAGTATTTGGTTGataaaacttaatttttaattgctGAAAATTAGTATGGATGGCGGGTTCCCATTTGGGATGATTTTAGAGCGTGTGATTCTAATGAAGGCATGTTTCGGAAGTTTACTATCGTTTGATTCTTAGGTTCATAGTGCTAGCAATACATAATAAGCATGTTTGGACGAAAAGCATGTACATTTTTTAAACATCATACTCGATGAGTGGTCGAAAAAATCCATCATTTGCGTTAACGATAAGAAATTTCCGACGCTATCAAAAATATAGGAATGATATAGAAATTGCGTGATGTTTTAGTCATGAGTCTATTTCACGTGAACAGTGAGATCAACTAGACAACCGGATGTCCCTCGATTCCCCTTTTTTTGAAACCAGGTTATTTGGGTTTGCCCGACTAATCTTATGGATTTTGTGCTTACGACGCTCGGGACGGGTAAACATAGGCTAAAAGCCAAAACAGGTAGCCTCGAATCTGGGATAGAGTGAATACTTCCCAAATTCTACGGtgcataattttaattttttcacgCCGTACAAAACTAATATGAACCCTTAAATCACTTAATTTAATATGGACCGTTTATTTCATATAACTTAATTAGTCCTCCCGCATTCACTCATGTTTTCTATAATCACATACCCACGGTAAAGTAGATAATGATAACTCAGATCCTTCCATTAAATTGTACAAAAAAGTGAACTCCCTGGGCAAATGAACTTAACTTGAAACACAGTGCCATGGCAAATCATGTTCATCTTCAATTTTGCAATTAAAAACCTTACTGctataaaagttttaaaaaatattacgaGTTTCTTTCGTTAAATATCACTtgatatggaaaaaaaaaaaccaaaaacgACTCTGCAAAAAAACACGAGGCATGAGTTATGATACCACCAAGAGCTAACAAGAATCAGATTGAGCGGGTTCTCTAACCTCATTTGGATCGAAATAGGTCCTAATAAGGAGATGCTCAAGATGCAAGTATCTTTCAAGTCCTAATAAGAATCAAATccttttcatgcaatttacCATGCTGTCTAGCTCAATTCAAAAGCAAGACTATTGACCCAATAATTCACTATCTGCTCATACAAACCCTCCAATTTATTCATCGGAAGCTCAAGCAGGGCCACTTGAGGCAATATTGCATCCCACCTCCCAATGTTTATGTCGGCAACAAATGTCTCGATGCTGTCCACGGTATTGAGCGAAACCTGACACTCGCTCTGCAGCGTCTGAAACATTTGGTGCAGGGGAATTCTCTTTGCAGAGCTGAAGGACGATCTTGATCGCACTGAAAGGATTCCACTTCGGGCAGTGACTACAAACCATTGTGACATGAAACCAATTCCACAACACTCTACATAACTAATACGCCAAGCGATGGTGAGCGATAGCGAATGGAATTCGCGAAGGAAAGGTAAGGAGCGCATCAACGGTCAAACAAAATCAAAGCAATGGAAAAAAAACTAAGAATGAATAGACTCACGAGCAATTACGTACGAGGCTGATCTTACGGAGCACCACCGTGACCTATCGGTCACTCGCTCCCTCTCTCTGGTTGTCATTAAATCGTATGATTGAGAGAATGGAAAATTGTTTTATTAAATCGTTTGATTGAGCTTCTCGTAAGCCGATTTGCTTAACCAGTTTGGTTTAATATTACACGTGGCGCAATAATATGAATCCATGTCATCAATCGGGATTCGTGATGAGATTGAAGATTGATTGAAAGAATTGTGaataaaaataacattttatatAACAAAAGGACCAAATCGAGGTTTTTCTgggatatttttgaaattttaacgGTCCAAATTAGATTTAGAGGAATTTAATGGTCCAAATCAGTTATGTATTAtgtgaaaaaacaaaaaaaaaatgcaccgGAGAAGTAGCCGTGAATACGTACACTTCTCCTTACCATTAAATCAAATAATCGGATGTCCCTAGTTAGCAAAATGAAATAAGCAATATAGATATTttggaaattaaattatttttttgcctTTAACAAAACCCTAAATTATCAATGGACTAGCCAAGTTAGGATAGACAGAAACGAGGaaacagaaagaaaaagaaaatatccgTACGGTTACCGATTTCGTGCTGAGGCTgtgaaggaagagagagattttttattttttttacagtaAGAGTAGAGTTCTCAAAAAAAAGGGGGGCGCTCCTATTAAATGATGATTCTCCCGGTGCACCGTAAGCCCAGGCCCAATGGCGTGGGTCCCGCTCCCGGTTCATGCTGCACCGGGAGCAGATAAGAGTCATCGCGAACCGTCATCTTCCTCCCTCGACGCCCATGAAAGCAACCACAAAGTGCAGCAGCGAGCATTTATTGTTCTCCATCTACTaagatataaataaaaaataaaaaggaaaagtaataaaccatagagagagagagagagagagagagagagagagatctggGGGAGAGAAACGgcttgcttttttatttttatttttaattaatttttttgcccttttacTCATCTTCCATAGCCAGCAGCAGCACACATCTCAGTCCCCCATCACTGTGCtcagtgatatatatatatatatatatatgctactGTCGTCTCCCTGGTCGTACTCCCAATCGGGTCAACGTAACGGCTACATTTCGATACAATCgttgaggaggaggaagaagaagaagacgaggCGGACCAAGAGCCgtccctctctttctcccgCTCCTGTTTCGTCCAtttgactctctctctctcttctcggGTCGCCTGCTTGCTTCCTCGCCGACCGATGGACTGCGACGACAATGGCGGGTAACGTCGATTTAATAGACCCGGTGCCCATTTTCTGATACTCATGGGTTTGATTGAATGTTGGGATCAAAGATTGATTGCTcagtaactttttttttttgggattaaTTAACGTTAAGATGGGCTTTGTTCcctttttgtgtgtgtgtgtgtgtgtgtgtgtgttgggCGGTCGGagtttctgcatttacttcaTAGTTAATGCCGGCATTATTCTATAATTGGGTTGTACTGCTGACAGTGCTGTGTCTTGAGTTAATGGTGATGGTGGTGAGGAGTCTCATTTCGAGCTTGTGATTACGGAGAAATGTGAAATTGGGGATGGGGGAATAAGGATGTCTTGTGGGCTGTGATCTTTTTGGTGGATCACAGCATCTTTCCCTTTTCCAGATTCTTCTGCCATGTTTTGCAGAAAAAATCTGCCACCTAAGGAAGTGAAAATCTCATCGCTTCATGTGGAGGACTGTGTCGCGCTGCATTGCTCTGTGATTTACGGCCTTCCCATTTGCCTGGTCGAAATGGTAGCAATGTGTCCTCCAAATTGGGTGTTCTGATCACCCTTATCTGGGTGATGCTAATATTTGGCTGCAATCTGCTGCTCTTTCATTCACTTTGTCCATGGAAATGATTTCCAGCCGAGTTAGTTCCTTTAGAATGGGTTGCAGCTGAGTGATAGTCTACCTACCTGGCTTCATTGTCGCTTCTGTTTTGATTGGTTATATtgtcttcggtctttttcttGTGTCTTATGAAGATTAGTAGCTTGCCAATTAAATATAGAACCTTGTATGACGTCCTCGTGACATGGCAGAGCGAAGCCATGGAATTGGCAGCCGGAGGAGGACTCTTTTCAAAAAGACACAAACTTCGGTAAGTTCTTCTTATTCCGACAAGTGCCATTGCTGAATCTCAGTTTATGCATTGGCCCCGTTAACTTCAGTCGTGGTTAAGCGGCTTCTCTTCAGCAGATATCTCTCAGTGCATTTGGACAGAAGTGACTCAAAATGAAGAAGATATTTCTTACATGTTTGATGAGACAACACCAGTCAAGGCCTGTGGTGACTTGGCTTATAATGCCGCTGGGAGTGGTATAACTCGATGCCCTTTGATGTTATATTGGAATTTTTTTCTCCTCCTAAGTTTGGGAGTGTATTTCAGGTAATATGAACAAAGAGCTCGAAGAATGTAGCCAGTCTTACCTTCAAGTGAAGCGGCGAAGGATGCTACAGTTTGATTCTCACTCAATGGATCCTTCGCTTTGCTGCCACGAGACATCATCTGCTTTTCTACGGTCTGATGTGAGTCTTAAACAATCATGAACTCCTTCATAAGTGCTTGTTTGTCTGATCGATGTCTCTCCTTTTCTTAATATCCTCTATAGCTGCATAACATGTTGAGATACTTCATGCCAAGAAACAGTGTGAATAGAATCTCAAACACGACTTGGTGATCCACGATAGATAGCGTAGACAAGCAATCTGCAAATGTTAAATTACTTAGCATTGTATTTTATTCTCATTTGTGAAATCCTATTTAACATCTCCAAGCTCAGCGTTCTGGTCCTCTCATGTCCTCGAGTAGATGTATCCATCTCAATGAGTTACTCATGATACAACCGTAGATGCGAATTTCTAGTATAATTGCTCTATCGCTTCCTTTGTATGATCATCAATGAACTTGGTTTCTGTAagaatgtgaatttttttgttgatttatTGTTGATGtagttttattttctttctgttCAGGAGAGAGATGACTCAATCGAAGAGGTTTTCCCTAATGCATCTCAGCTGAATTCGAGGCGGCCAGGTTCTTCATTCGTCCAACTTTACTTGAATTCATTAGTTAATGAAACGTTTAAGATATTCTGGCCTTTCATTTACcacttttctttcatttcccTCGTCGTAATCAGTGTATAATTTTATCGTGCCTTAGTATCTTGCGATGAGGTGGACCAGTCAACTGATGTGTGGCTTGCTAATTGCTTCAATGACACTGACATGAACTTCAGTCATGACGATGTGTATGTAGAATCTAGTACCTCATTTAAGAAGCTTTTGATATCATCAATCAATCTGTGTCACTCTTactttatgtattttttgaaaactcaGGAATTATTCTGGGATGCCTTCAGATGTCCAAATAGATATTTCAGGTACCGAAGATTTGTGCTTCTATTTTCTTGCCCGTGTCCCTTCTTCTTTCTCGCCACGGTCTATCTTATTTGCCTTAAATCTGCCCCTTCTTTCTCATTGGTGTCTTTCTTATTTGCAACCATCTTGAATCGTTTAATTCACTTTGCTGGTGCAGAATTCTGGAATGATCAGCCGGACTCAAATGTTGCTAGGGTTCAACAAGTCAACCGAACTCCACAGAAGATTGTTTTTAGAGGTTCTTTTCCTGGTTTTacatatttctttttgttgttaGATGATACTGAGCTGTCTCAGTTATAGCAACTGGCTTTGGAAGAGGATCCGTCACCTTATTAGTAGAGAAGAAATTGATCTCGTGGTTTCTCAATTGGGTAATATGCCAGGTAGAAAGTCCTACATAAGGCCGCCTCCTAAGCTAGCTTCCTCAGTTGCCTATCCATTTGCCTTCATTAAACCGTGCGGTGCCCATGGAGACGTCACTTTGAAGGACATAAATCAGCGGATCCGAACCCCGCCACCCCACAAGACAAAGCAGAGCAATGAAGACCCTTCGGCCTCTTACCCCACTTCGGCCTTCTCTGGGAAGCCTGTTGTCGGGAAGATGAAGATTCGCACCGAAGGAGGTAAAGGGAGCATCACCGTGATGAGGACCAAAGGCTGAGGTGGAGCCAGGTTAAGTTAAGATCATATGCTCGGAATTTAACTTTAACGGCCCCCTTTTTGTCTCATCCCATTGTTTTTCTGGGTGAGGTTTTGTTGTTTATTGTCAATCATAGGGCCggtatagaaaaaaaatttggctCTCTGCAAATTCTTTTGTTGTCTATCTTCGGGACTCATAAATCACATCCTTGTGCTTATGTTTCCCAAGTAATTATTATGCCCCAACCGATGCAACAGCTTCTTGATGTAGTCAGTCGCCCCTGATCGATAAGATGTATGAACCTTGTTCTTCTTAATCTAGTCTAGCTTGTGAAGATTAATGTTGTAACTTTTGTGATAATGGTTCGATTTCACTACCGGAACTTGTGAAATGCCTTTGTGTATGTTATCTACTGAATTAAGCACATTCTGCAGAATTGAATTTGGTGCATGTTTATTCATTAACATTTCTGTATAGTTAGCGTTGATAGTCTTCATTTCCTCGACAATTTACCGATCTCCACAAGGTAGGTTTGATCGGCAAGGTTGGTTGCTTTATGTTTTCCATCAGTCCCGAATTGCACCTTTGTGTTGCGAGTGCACGCTTATGTGAACTGATCGAACAGTTGGGTTGTTCCATTCTACAGAGACCATGAACAAGGTGGAAATTTCTGCCGTTACTGGGGGCACAAACAAAATGTTGATCAGATCTTCTCAGGGAACCACAACATACTGAACTTAGAGGTGTAAGATTACCtgcataaaattttattttttaattattctttctaggatattataaaattataaaacaagAACGTGCTGTAAGTGCAGaaataccattttttttttcttttggtaaattacaataataaaattaaaataatggCATGCTTGTCTTGATGTTACATATGGCAGGCTTTAGATAAAGGGAAAAGTTGAAGATACTGTTGGATGGGAATGAAGGCGGAATTGCTTCCCATTTCAA
Above is a window of Punica granatum isolate Tunisia-2019 chromosome 7, ASM765513v2, whole genome shotgun sequence DNA encoding:
- the LOC116215635 gene encoding protein XRI1 isoform X1 produces the protein MDCDDNGGAKPWNWQPEEDSFQKDTNFADISQCIWTEVTQNEEDISYMFDETTPVKACGDLAYNAAGSGNMNKELEECSQSYLQVKRRRMLQFDSHSMDPSLCCHETSSAFLRSDERDDSIEEVFPNASQLNSRRPVSCDEVDQSTDVWLANCFNDTDMNFSHDDVNYSGMPSDVQIDISEFWNDQPDSNVARVQQVNRTPQKIVFRGRKSYIRPPPKLASSVAYPFAFIKPCGAHGDVTLKDINQRIRTPPPHKTKQSNEDPSASYPTSAFSGKPVVGKMKIRTEGGKGSITVMRTKG
- the LOC116215635 gene encoding protein XRI1 isoform X2; the encoded protein is MDCDDNGGAKPWNWQPEEDSFQKDTNFDISQCIWTEVTQNEEDISYMFDETTPVKACGDLAYNAAGSGNMNKELEECSQSYLQVKRRRMLQFDSHSMDPSLCCHETSSAFLRSDERDDSIEEVFPNASQLNSRRPVSCDEVDQSTDVWLANCFNDTDMNFSHDDVNYSGMPSDVQIDISEFWNDQPDSNVARVQQVNRTPQKIVFRGRKSYIRPPPKLASSVAYPFAFIKPCGAHGDVTLKDINQRIRTPPPHKTKQSNEDPSASYPTSAFSGKPVVGKMKIRTEGGKGSITVMRTKG